One window of Tenacibaculum maritimum NCIMB 2154 genomic DNA carries:
- the apaG gene encoding Co2+/Mg2+ efflux protein ApaG, translated as MVQQVTNGIKISAKSTYNGILQQNNQLYYSFNYYISIENESQDTVKLTRRFWTIYDSLSNIDFVEGEGVVGQTPILRPKDQYTYRSNCFLSSTFGAMKGFYKMIDIHTQEEFLVAIPTFQLTTTPSLN; from the coding sequence ATGGTACAACAAGTAACAAACGGAATTAAAATTTCAGCTAAATCTACTTATAATGGCATCTTGCAACAGAATAATCAATTATATTATTCTTTCAATTACTATATTTCTATAGAAAATGAATCGCAAGATACAGTAAAGCTAACCCGACGCTTTTGGACGATTTATGACTCTTTAAGCAATATTGACTTTGTGGAAGGAGAAGGTGTTGTTGGTCAAACCCCTATACTACGCCCTAAAGACCAATATACGTATAGGTCTAATTGCTTTTTATCTTCTACATTTGGTGCTATGAAAGGGTTTTATAAGATGATTGATATTCATACCCAAGAAGAGTTTCTGGTAGCCATACCAACTTTTCAACTTACTACAACTCCCTCTTTAAATTAA
- a CDS encoding NADH:ubiquinone reductase (Na(+)-transporting) subunit B has product MGLKQNLHNLKEKYKGTKMAPAFNAIHTFLYLPNETTHGGTHIKAADDLKRTMNIVIMALVPCLIFGMFNAGFQHHVAVNGNFTSGMSFFSGEFWNLDNLFIGATKILPLVVVSYVVGLIVEFIFAVIKGHEVEEGYLVTGMLIPLIVPVDLPLWMLAVAVIFGVVIGKEVFGGTGMNILNPALTVRAFLFFAYPTWMSGDKVWVTGADPRVQNLADGAVADAISGETILGSLAQSQPLNYSVSDMFFGFIPGSVGETSTLLIILGALFLVFTKIGSWRIMLSAVLGALVMGFVFNQVVGLGIIGETSKFYGLMSLDFWKHLFIGGFAFGAVYMATDPVTASQTNKGKWIYGFLIGFMSIMIRVFNPAYPEGVMLAILLMNVFAPTIDHYVVQGNIKKRLKRAKVKTV; this is encoded by the coding sequence ATGGGCTTAAAACAAAATTTACATAATTTAAAAGAGAAATATAAAGGAACTAAAATGGCTCCTGCATTTAATGCAATCCATACCTTTTTATATTTGCCAAATGAGACAACTCACGGAGGAACTCATATAAAGGCAGCAGACGATTTAAAACGTACTATGAATATTGTTATAATGGCTTTAGTTCCATGTTTGATATTTGGTATGTTCAATGCAGGTTTTCAACATCACGTAGCAGTAAATGGTAATTTTACTTCTGGAATGTCTTTCTTTAGTGGAGAATTCTGGAATTTAGATAACTTATTTATTGGAGCAACTAAAATTTTACCATTAGTGGTAGTTTCGTATGTGGTAGGATTGATTGTAGAATTTATTTTTGCAGTGATTAAAGGGCATGAAGTAGAAGAAGGATACTTGGTAACAGGGATGCTTATTCCTTTAATCGTTCCTGTAGATCTTCCTTTATGGATGCTAGCAGTAGCGGTAATTTTTGGTGTTGTAATAGGAAAGGAAGTTTTTGGAGGTACGGGTATGAATATCTTAAACCCAGCTTTAACTGTGAGAGCATTTTTGTTTTTTGCATATCCAACGTGGATGAGTGGTGATAAAGTTTGGGTAACGGGGGCAGATCCTCGAGTTCAAAACTTGGCGGATGGAGCTGTAGCAGATGCTATTTCAGGAGAAACAATCTTAGGTAGTTTGGCGCAATCACAACCTCTTAATTATTCCGTTTCCGATATGTTTTTTGGATTTATTCCAGGTTCTGTAGGTGAAACATCTACTTTGTTGATAATATTAGGAGCATTGTTTTTAGTATTTACAAAAATAGGAAGCTGGCGAATTATGTTATCAGCAGTACTTGGTGCTTTGGTAATGGGATTTGTATTTAATCAGGTAGTGGGCTTAGGAATTATTGGTGAAACAAGTAAGTTTTACGGATTAATGAGCTTAGATTTCTGGAAACATTTATTTATTGGAGGTTTTGCTTTTGGAGCGGTATATATGGCAACAGATCCAGTAACAGCTTCGCAAACGAATAAAGGAAAATGGATTTATGGTTTTTTAATAGGGTTTATGTCTATTATGATTCGCGTATTTAACCCAGCATATCCAGAAGGAGTAATGTTAGCTATTTTATTAATGAACGTTTTCGCTCCAACTATTGACCATTATGTGGTACAAGGAAATATAAAGAAAAGATTAAAACGTGCTAAAGTTAAAACTGTCTAA
- a CDS encoding Na(+)-translocating NADH-quinone reductase subunit A, whose translation MSKDIRIKKGLDIKLVGEAEQVTTEIPVSGVYAVKPSDFHGVIPKILAKEGTEVKAGEPLFYNKSDERILFPSPVSGKVIEIIRGDRRKVLEMRILADGKQESVDFGKKNVDAMNAEEVKNHLFNSGCWPFVKQRPYDVIANPNQAPKAIFISAYASAPLAPDYDYTLKGKEAELQTAINVLGKLTEGKVHVSIAKEATLSPLATVKGVELHRVSGPHPIGNVSTQIAQIDPINKGEVVWVVNPQDLVIIGELFLTGKFNAKRVIALVGSKFSKPQYVSVHSGAAVETFAKGNLEAENTRVISGNVLSGTQISEKGNLGYYDNQITAIPEGDDYEFFGWNKPVFNKVSTSRAFTFSWLNPKKKYDLNTNTNGEHRAFVVTGAYEEVFPLDIYPMQLLKACMYKDLDEMEALGAYEVAPEDFALTEFICVSKQPHQKIIREGLDLMREELG comes from the coding sequence ATGTCAAAAGACATCCGTATTAAAAAAGGCTTAGATATTAAGCTGGTTGGCGAAGCAGAACAAGTAACTACTGAGATTCCAGTTAGTGGTGTTTATGCGGTAAAGCCGAGTGATTTTCACGGAGTTATTCCTAAAATTTTAGCGAAAGAAGGAACTGAAGTAAAAGCAGGAGAACCACTTTTTTATAATAAAAGTGATGAGCGCATTTTATTTCCTAGTCCTGTAAGCGGGAAAGTGATAGAAATAATTCGAGGAGATCGAAGAAAAGTATTAGAAATGAGAATTCTTGCTGATGGAAAGCAGGAGTCAGTAGATTTCGGTAAGAAAAATGTAGATGCCATGAATGCTGAGGAGGTGAAAAATCACCTGTTCAATTCAGGGTGTTGGCCATTTGTAAAGCAGCGTCCATACGATGTAATTGCAAATCCTAACCAAGCACCCAAAGCCATTTTTATTTCAGCATACGCAAGTGCGCCACTAGCACCAGATTATGATTATACGTTAAAAGGAAAAGAAGCTGAGTTACAAACGGCTATTAATGTTTTAGGGAAATTAACAGAAGGTAAAGTACATGTATCTATAGCCAAAGAAGCAACTCTTTCTCCTTTGGCAACTGTAAAAGGAGTTGAATTACATAGAGTTTCGGGTCCGCACCCTATAGGGAATGTTAGTACGCAAATTGCACAGATTGATCCAATTAATAAAGGAGAAGTCGTTTGGGTTGTAAATCCGCAGGATCTTGTTATCATAGGAGAATTATTCTTAACAGGAAAATTTAATGCAAAAAGAGTAATTGCATTGGTAGGGTCTAAGTTTAGCAAACCTCAATATGTAAGTGTACATTCAGGAGCAGCTGTTGAAACTTTTGCAAAAGGGAATTTAGAGGCTGAAAATACCAGAGTTATTAGTGGGAATGTACTGAGTGGTACACAAATTTCTGAAAAAGGAAATTTAGGATACTATGATAATCAAATCACCGCTATTCCAGAAGGAGATGATTATGAGTTTTTTGGATGGAATAAACCTGTGTTTAATAAGGTGTCAACCTCTAGAGCTTTTACATTTTCATGGTTAAACCCTAAGAAAAAATATGACTTGAATACAAATACCAATGGAGAGCATAGAGCATTTGTAGTAACTGGAGCATATGAAGAAGTATTTCCTTTAGACATCTATCCAATGCAGCTATTAAAAGCGTGTATGTATAAAGATTTAGATGAAATGGAAGCTTTAGGAGCTTATGAAGTAGCACCAGAAGATTTTGCATTAACAGAATTTATATGTGTATCTAAACAACCTCATCAAAAAATCATTCGTGAAGGTTTAGATTTAATGAGAGAAGAATTAGGATAA
- the nqrE gene encoding NADH:ubiquinone reductase (Na(+)-transporting) subunit E: protein MEHLELFFKSIFIDNMVFSVFLGMCSYLAVSKKVSTAVGLGAAVIFVLAVTIPLNWLLDQYILQPGALSWLGEEYAAYDLSFLSFIMFIATIATMVQLVEIIVEKFSPSLYNSLGIFLPLIAVNCAILGGSLFMQSREIPTLGLAFTYGVGSGIGWFLAILAIAAIREKIRYSSIPAPLRGLGITFIVTGLMAIGFMSFGGMLTGGDEDTKQTKKVEATILKPENTKKETQLTEEETKEVKETEKLANNTKEITK from the coding sequence ATGGAACATTTAGAATTATTTTTTAAGTCGATATTTATAGATAACATGGTATTCTCCGTATTCTTAGGAATGTGTTCTTACCTTGCTGTATCTAAAAAAGTATCTACGGCAGTAGGTTTAGGAGCCGCAGTAATCTTTGTATTGGCAGTTACTATACCTTTAAACTGGCTATTAGACCAGTATATATTACAACCAGGAGCTTTATCTTGGTTAGGAGAGGAATATGCAGCTTATGATTTAAGTTTTTTATCATTTATTATGTTTATTGCAACAATTGCAACCATGGTACAATTGGTAGAAATTATTGTAGAGAAATTTTCTCCATCTTTATACAACTCTCTAGGAATTTTCTTACCATTAATTGCAGTAAACTGTGCCATTTTAGGAGGCTCTTTATTTATGCAATCTCGTGAAATACCAACTTTAGGATTGGCATTTACTTATGGAGTAGGTTCTGGTATTGGCTGGTTCTTAGCAATCTTAGCAATTGCTGCTATTCGTGAAAAAATTAGATACTCTAGTATTCCTGCACCTTTAAGAGGTTTAGGAATTACATTTATTGTAACTGGTTTAATGGCTATTGGTTTTATGAGTTTTGGAGGAATGTTAACAGGTGGAGATGAAGATACAAAACAAACTAAAAAAGTAGAAGCTACTATTTTGAAACCAGAAAATACTAAGAAAGAAACGCAATTAACTGAAGAGGAAACAAAAGAGGTTAAGGAAACAGAAAAATTAGCGAATAATACAAAAGAAATTACAAAATAA
- a CDS encoding NADH:ubiquinone reductase (Na(+)-transporting) subunit D, translating to MGLLSKKDAALITDPLADNNPITIQVLGICSALAITAQLEAAIVMSVSVLFVLGLGNVVISLMRNIIPSKIRIIVQLIVVAALVIIVDLVLKAFAYELSKTLSVFVGLIITNCIIMGRFEAFALGNKPWESFLDGIGNALGYGVILIIVAFFRELFGSGTLLGYKVLGDPIEKTGVYALGYENNGFMIMPPMALIVVGLIIWVQRSRNTALIED from the coding sequence ATGGGACTTTTATCAAAAAAAGACGCGGCTTTAATTACAGATCCGCTAGCAGATAACAATCCAATTACAATTCAAGTACTAGGTATTTGTTCTGCATTGGCTATTACAGCACAATTAGAAGCAGCAATTGTAATGTCTGTTTCCGTTTTATTTGTATTAGGATTAGGAAACGTAGTAATCTCATTAATGAGAAATATCATTCCTTCTAAAATTAGAATTATTGTACAATTAATCGTGGTTGCTGCTTTGGTAATTATTGTTGATTTGGTATTGAAAGCATTTGCGTACGAATTGAGTAAAACACTATCGGTTTTCGTAGGGCTAATTATAACAAACTGTATTATCATGGGACGTTTTGAGGCTTTTGCTTTAGGAAATAAACCATGGGAGTCATTTTTAGATGGAATTGGAAATGCTTTAGGATATGGAGTTATTTTGATTATAGTAGCCTTTTTTAGAGAACTATTCGGATCGGGTACATTATTAGGATATAAAGTATTAGGAGACCCAATTGAAAAAACAGGTGTATATGCTCTAGGGTATGAAAATAATGGGTTTATGATTATGCCTCCTATGGCATTAATTGTAGTTGGGCTTATTATTTGGGTACAACGTAGTAGAAATACAGCATTAATAGAAGATTAA
- a CDS encoding DUF3667 domain-containing protein: MIGNKKDAIVKDVSCLNCGYPFSGQENFCPECGQKNKGLKLTFSNFIKEVFKGFITWDSKFWNTIIPLLIKPGKISKDYIEGKRIRYANPFRFYFTVSIIFFLTIGITDNYIKFNNFRKGTSSSSKKTILANNILEPEEQITLDSIQKALSIAIDSANNKITKKTLRKTDSLEHKTVSDFEVLFKENRNILPFLKFQKENPNLSIDEALDSLGLKKTFQNRFWYSRSSVINSFMSDKESEDKYKKQMISYSSVALFVLLPLFTLFLRIIYFRKRITYVGHLVFVFHIQTVFFLLFTVFYIINVAKNTNQFILVSLIIFMTYLFIAMKKFYNQSYLKTFVKYVLANIFFMILASLGTTIISVIAFALY; this comes from the coding sequence ATGATTGGAAATAAAAAAGATGCTATCGTAAAAGACGTAAGTTGTCTGAATTGTGGGTATCCTTTTTCTGGACAAGAAAATTTTTGCCCTGAATGCGGGCAAAAAAACAAAGGTCTCAAACTCACCTTTAGCAATTTTATCAAGGAGGTTTTCAAGGGGTTCATTACTTGGGACTCTAAGTTTTGGAATACTATTATCCCATTATTAATAAAACCTGGAAAGATATCGAAAGACTATATTGAAGGGAAAAGGATAAGATACGCAAATCCTTTCCGTTTTTATTTTACGGTATCTATTATTTTCTTTTTAACGATAGGTATTACAGACAACTATATAAAATTTAATAATTTCAGAAAAGGAACTAGTTCTTCTTCTAAGAAAACCATTTTAGCAAATAACATCCTTGAACCTGAAGAGCAAATTACCCTAGACTCTATCCAAAAAGCGCTTTCAATAGCTATAGATAGCGCTAATAACAAAATCACTAAAAAAACACTAAGAAAAACAGATTCTTTAGAACACAAAACTGTAAGTGATTTTGAAGTACTCTTTAAAGAAAACAGAAATATACTTCCTTTTTTAAAATTTCAAAAAGAAAACCCAAACCTATCCATTGATGAAGCACTAGACTCCTTAGGCCTTAAAAAAACATTTCAAAATAGATTTTGGTACTCTCGATCATCCGTTATTAATTCCTTTATGTCAGACAAGGAAAGTGAGGATAAATATAAAAAACAGATGATTTCATATTCCTCTGTAGCTTTATTCGTTTTACTTCCTTTATTTACTTTATTCTTAAGGATTATTTATTTCAGAAAAAGAATCACTTACGTAGGACACCTAGTATTCGTATTCCATATACAAACAGTGTTTTTCCTATTATTTACCGTCTTTTACATTATCAATGTGGCAAAAAACACCAATCAATTCATTCTTGTATCTCTAATCATTTTTATGACATATTTATTCATTGCCATGAAAAAATTTTACAATCAGAGCTACTTAAAAACCTTTGTAAAGTACGTATTAGCTAATATTTTCTTTATGATCCTTGCCTCTTTAGGAACAACAATCATTTCTGTTATTGCCTTTGCACTATACTAA
- a CDS encoding NRDE family protein, translated as MCTVTYLPLKNNGFILTSNRDENPTRKTIIPKEYDEDGIKILYPKDELAGGTWIGVSEKNRLICLLNGGFEKHKRGGSYRMSRGGIVKQLLQVDDPVGIINCFDFLEIEPFTIILVDWSKKLKTYELVWDGSAKHFKELPQAPKIWSSSTLYTQEIKQMREDWFSEWLIGKESFEQKDIVRFHKDTEKGTTDTSLRMKRMHVETVSVTSVKKELGAVSMHYTDLSNNRTFSIVQRQ; from the coding sequence ATGTGCACAGTAACCTATTTACCTTTAAAAAACAATGGTTTTATACTAACGTCTAATAGAGATGAAAATCCGACTAGAAAGACAATTATTCCTAAGGAGTATGATGAAGATGGGATTAAAATTTTATACCCGAAGGATGAATTAGCCGGAGGAACTTGGATAGGAGTAAGTGAAAAAAATAGATTGATTTGTTTGTTAAATGGAGGGTTTGAAAAGCATAAAAGAGGAGGTTCATATAGGATGAGTAGAGGGGGTATAGTGAAACAATTATTGCAGGTAGATGATCCTGTGGGAATTATTAATTGCTTTGATTTTTTAGAAATAGAGCCTTTTACAATTATATTAGTAGATTGGAGTAAAAAATTAAAAACTTATGAACTCGTTTGGGATGGAAGCGCTAAGCATTTTAAGGAGTTGCCTCAAGCACCTAAAATTTGGTCTTCATCAACGTTGTACACTCAAGAAATTAAGCAGATGAGAGAGGATTGGTTTTCGGAATGGTTGATAGGGAAGGAGAGCTTTGAACAAAAAGATATTGTGCGCTTTCATAAGGATACAGAAAAAGGGACAACAGACACTTCTTTAAGAATGAAGAGAATGCATGTAGAAACAGTAAGTGTTACTTCGGTGAAGAAGGAGTTGGGAGCAGTAAGTATGCATTATACAGATCTTTCAAATAACCGCACTTTTAGTATAGTGCAAAGGCAATAA
- a CDS encoding type IX secretion system plug protein, with product MIQKIFLFILLCFTGASIAQTNNYQHIKTIQLRPLNTSLFSPIVPLGSTLELSFDDLQGDNKDYQYKIEHMTYDWKPSSLSANQYIDGFNQNAINNISNSFNTLQNYTHYTVQIPNQNTIITKSGNYLISILDEDDTIIFTRRCTFYENIVTIGVAVYRSRNTATINKQQTVQFTINHKGVPINAPSQEIKIALLQNNNWNTAIFNLKPQFLKPNQLFYHYTNLTNFWGGNEFLNFDNKHIRSTSSSIAKTIQKNIFHNYLYKNESRATKPYTYNPDINGHFVIRSMEGNDNDTEADYAFIHFSLDSPTPYENKKVYIYGAFNNFELNNENQMTYNKEHKSYEGAILLKQGFYNYLFATEDTEENVNLTEISGSFYQTENEYTVITYYQPFGGMYDRAIGIGNGFFNQNK from the coding sequence ATGATACAGAAAATATTTCTTTTTATTCTGTTGTGTTTTACAGGAGCTTCTATTGCACAGACTAACAATTACCAACACATCAAAACAATTCAATTACGCCCTTTAAATACTTCTCTTTTTTCTCCAATTGTTCCTTTGGGAAGCACCTTAGAACTCTCTTTTGACGACCTACAGGGAGACAATAAAGATTATCAGTATAAAATTGAGCATATGACATATGATTGGAAACCCAGCTCACTGAGCGCTAACCAATATATTGACGGGTTCAATCAGAATGCCATTAACAATATTAGCAATTCCTTTAATACCTTGCAAAACTATACGCACTACACTGTTCAAATTCCAAATCAAAACACCATTATTACAAAAAGCGGAAACTACCTAATTTCTATTCTAGATGAAGACGATACGATAATTTTTACCAGACGGTGTACTTTCTACGAAAATATCGTCACTATCGGAGTAGCTGTTTACAGAAGTAGAAATACCGCTACCATCAACAAACAACAAACTGTACAATTTACCATCAATCATAAAGGCGTACCTATAAATGCTCCTTCTCAAGAAATAAAAATAGCGCTATTACAGAACAATAACTGGAATACTGCTATCTTCAATTTAAAACCTCAATTCTTAAAACCCAACCAACTTTTTTATCATTACACTAATCTTACTAATTTTTGGGGAGGTAACGAGTTTTTAAATTTTGACAATAAACACATACGTAGTACTAGTTCTAGTATTGCTAAAACAATTCAGAAAAATATTTTTCATAACTATCTTTATAAAAACGAATCTCGTGCTACCAAACCATATACCTACAATCCTGACATCAATGGCCATTTTGTTATAAGATCTATGGAAGGAAATGATAATGACACAGAAGCAGATTATGCGTTTATCCATTTTTCTTTAGACTCACCTACACCTTACGAAAACAAAAAGGTATATATTTATGGCGCTTTTAATAATTTTGAGTTAAATAATGAAAACCAAATGACCTACAATAAAGAGCATAAAAGTTATGAAGGAGCTATCTTATTAAAACAAGGCTTTTACAACTATTTGTTTGCCACAGAGGATACAGAGGAAAACGTAAATTTAACAGAAATTAGCGGAAGCTTCTATCAAACTGAAAATGAATATACTGTAATCACTTATTACCAACCTTTTGGAGGGATGTATGACAGAGCTATTGGAATAGGAAATGGGTTTTTCAATCAAAATAAATAA
- a CDS encoding Na(+)-translocating NADH-quinone reductase subunit C: MSKRTDSNLYTVLFAIGMVLVVGALLAFTASYLRPNIDANKRVEKKQNILYAMGVNENEGSSVKFVSTNRVEEEFSKYIKKQIVIQGDKIIEDAKAYLIDIKKEQANAKSGILRRLPLFIGEKDGKTYYIAPIRGKGLWDAIWGYVAMDKEMVVQGVFFDHKGETAGLGANIKQRFFMDDFTGEYMMSGGDFKGIRVAKGNNDPKNKDKNDNEVDAIAGATITGDGVSAMLKSELKQYVPYFKTLK, encoded by the coding sequence ATGAGTAAGAGAACAGATAGTAATTTATATACCGTACTTTTTGCCATTGGAATGGTATTAGTAGTAGGTGCCTTGTTAGCTTTTACAGCGTCATATTTAAGGCCCAATATAGATGCTAATAAACGTGTTGAAAAAAAGCAAAACATTTTATACGCCATGGGCGTAAATGAAAATGAAGGATCGAGTGTGAAATTTGTTTCTACTAATAGGGTAGAAGAAGAATTTAGTAAGTATATCAAAAAACAAATTGTTATCCAAGGAGATAAAATAATTGAAGATGCAAAGGCTTATTTAATTGATATTAAAAAGGAACAAGCAAATGCAAAATCAGGTATTTTAAGAAGGTTGCCATTATTTATAGGTGAAAAAGATGGTAAAACGTATTATATAGCTCCAATTCGAGGAAAAGGACTCTGGGATGCTATTTGGGGATATGTAGCCATGGATAAAGAAATGGTTGTTCAAGGTGTTTTCTTTGACCATAAAGGAGAAACTGCGGGATTAGGAGCCAATATCAAGCAGCGTTTTTTTATGGATGACTTTACAGGAGAGTATATGATGAGTGGAGGTGATTTTAAAGGAATAAGGGTAGCAAAAGGGAACAATGATCCTAAAAATAAAGATAAAAATGATAACGAGGTAGATGCAATTGCAGGAGCAACCATTACAGGAGATGGTGTGTCGGCAATGCTTAAATCAGAACTAAAGCAGTATGTACCTTATTTTAAAACATTGAAATAA
- the nqrF gene encoding NADH:ubiquinone reductase (Na(+)-transporting) subunit F, translating into MILATSTLGTIMVTVVAFLVITLLLVALLLFVKQKLAPSGPVKITINGDKTIEVPSGSSLLSTLGGEKIFLPSACGGGGTCIQCECHVNTGGGEALPTETPHFTRKELAHGARLACQVKVKQDMNISIPEEIFGIKKWEATVVRNYNVASFIKEFVVEIPEDMDYKAGGYIQIEIPACEVKFADMDITAHPEEHETPDKFKEEWDKFKLWPLVMKNLETVERAYSMASYPAEGREIMLNVRIATPPFDRAKGGWMDVNPGVASSYVFSRKVGDKVTISGPYGEFFINDSEAEMLYVGGGAGMAPMRSHLYHLFKTLKTGRKVSYWYGGRSKRELFYLDHFYDLEKHFPNFKFHIALSEPLPEDNWKVKDSMEAEGDGFVGFVHNCVIDNYLSKHDAPEDIELYFCGPPLMNKAVQKMGEDFGIPDENIRFDDFGG; encoded by the coding sequence ATGATATTAGCAACAAGTACATTAGGAACAATCATGGTAACGGTGGTTGCCTTTTTGGTAATAACGCTGTTATTAGTAGCATTGTTATTATTTGTAAAGCAAAAATTAGCACCGTCAGGTCCTGTAAAAATCACAATTAACGGAGATAAAACAATAGAGGTACCTTCAGGAAGCTCTTTATTGTCAACATTAGGAGGTGAAAAAATATTTTTACCATCTGCTTGTGGTGGTGGTGGAACTTGTATTCAATGTGAATGCCACGTGAATACAGGTGGAGGAGAAGCTTTACCAACAGAAACCCCACACTTTACACGTAAAGAGCTAGCACATGGAGCTCGTTTAGCATGCCAGGTGAAGGTGAAACAAGATATGAATATTTCTATTCCAGAGGAAATTTTTGGAATAAAGAAATGGGAAGCTACAGTTGTTAGAAATTATAACGTAGCGTCTTTTATTAAAGAGTTTGTTGTAGAAATTCCAGAAGATATGGATTATAAAGCAGGTGGATATATTCAAATAGAAATACCAGCTTGTGAAGTGAAGTTTGCAGATATGGATATTACAGCGCATCCAGAAGAGCATGAAACACCAGATAAATTCAAAGAAGAATGGGATAAATTTAAGCTATGGCCTTTAGTAATGAAGAACCTTGAAACAGTAGAAAGAGCTTATTCTATGGCCTCTTACCCTGCCGAAGGACGTGAAATCATGTTAAATGTCCGTATTGCAACTCCTCCTTTTGATAGAGCAAAGGGTGGATGGATGGATGTGAATCCAGGGGTAGCATCTTCGTATGTTTTTTCGAGAAAGGTAGGAGATAAAGTAACTATTTCTGGACCTTATGGAGAATTCTTTATTAATGATTCGGAAGCAGAAATGTTGTATGTAGGTGGTGGAGCTGGTATGGCACCAATGCGTTCTCATTTGTATCATTTATTTAAAACGTTGAAGACAGGACGTAAAGTATCATACTGGTATGGAGGGCGTTCTAAGAGAGAGTTGTTTTACCTAGACCATTTCTATGATTTAGAAAAACATTTCCCGAACTTTAAATTCCATATAGCTTTATCTGAGCCTTTACCAGAGGATAACTGGAAAGTAAAAGATAGTATGGAAGCTGAAGGTGATGGATTTGTAGGGTTTGTGCATAATTGTGTAATTGATAACTATTTAAGTAAGCATGATGCGCCAGAAGATATTGAATTGTACTTCTGTGGCCCTCCATTAATGAATAAAGCTGTTCAAAAAATGGGGGAAGACTTTGGAATTCCAGATGAAAACATCCGATTTGATGACTTTGGAGGATAA